In Pseudomonas sp. MM213, a genomic segment contains:
- the ptrR gene encoding putrescine utilization regulator PtrR, protein MDLVQLEIFKAVAEHGSISVAAQHIHRVPSNLTTRIKQLEQDLGVDLFIREKSRLRLSPAGWSFLDYARRILDLVQEARATVAGEEPQGSFPLGSLESTAAVRIPELLAAYNQKHAKVELALSTGPSGTMIDGVLSGRLAAAFVDGPVLHPALEGVPAFEEEMVLIAPLNHAPIHRAQDVNGENIYAFRSNCSYRHHFESWFAKDAAVPGKIFEMESYHGMLACVSSGAGLALMPRSMLESMPGCTTVSVWPLSESFRYLRTWLVWRRGTVSQSLTMFVRLLEERCAAADLLT, encoded by the coding sequence TTGGATCTGGTTCAGCTCGAAATTTTCAAAGCTGTCGCCGAGCACGGCAGCATCAGCGTGGCCGCTCAGCATATCCATCGGGTGCCGTCGAACCTGACGACGCGGATCAAGCAACTGGAGCAGGATCTGGGCGTGGACCTGTTTATCCGCGAGAAAAGCCGCCTGCGGCTGTCGCCGGCCGGTTGGAGTTTTCTCGACTATGCCCGACGCATCCTCGACCTGGTCCAGGAGGCCCGCGCGACGGTTGCCGGGGAAGAGCCGCAAGGATCGTTTCCCCTCGGTTCGCTGGAGAGCACGGCGGCGGTGCGCATTCCTGAGTTGTTGGCCGCCTATAACCAGAAGCACGCCAAAGTCGAGCTGGCCTTGTCCACGGGACCTTCCGGAACCATGATTGACGGCGTGCTCTCGGGTCGATTGGCCGCAGCGTTTGTCGACGGGCCGGTGCTGCATCCGGCACTGGAGGGTGTGCCGGCCTTCGAGGAAGAGATGGTGCTGATCGCGCCGCTCAACCATGCCCCGATCCACCGCGCGCAGGATGTGAACGGCGAAAACATCTACGCCTTTCGTTCCAATTGCTCTTATCGCCACCACTTTGAAAGTTGGTTCGCCAAGGACGCCGCAGTGCCCGGCAAGATTTTCGAAATGGAGTCCTATCACGGCATGCTGGCCTGTGTCAGCTCCGGTGCTGGCCTGGCGCTGATGCCGCGCAGCATGCTCGAAAGCATGCCGGGCTGCACCACCGTGAGTGTGTGGCCATTGTCTGAGTCCTTTCGCTATTTGCGAACCTGGCTGGTGTGGCGCCGGGGGACGGTGTCGCAAAGCCTGACCATGTTTGTGCGTTTGCTCGAGGAGCGATGCGCAGCGGCGGACCTGCTGACTTGA
- a CDS encoding DoxX family protein: MTTSANIAHSTGSEQSRRDVTQASASLIGRVLLSAIFILSGFSKLAAPAMMVGYISSVGLPLPELALALAIIVEVGGGLALIAGYRTRTVAAVLAVFSVFTALAFHNALGDQNQFIHFFKNIAMAGGLLQVVAFGAGRFSLDARRR; this comes from the coding sequence ATGACTACTTCTGCAAACATCGCTCATTCCACCGGCTCTGAACAGAGCCGCCGCGACGTGACCCAAGCCTCGGCTTCGTTGATCGGTCGCGTACTGCTCAGCGCAATCTTCATTCTCTCCGGTTTTTCGAAACTGGCCGCTCCCGCGATGATGGTCGGCTACATCAGCTCCGTGGGTCTTCCGCTTCCGGAACTGGCGCTGGCGTTGGCGATCATTGTCGAAGTCGGTGGTGGCCTGGCACTGATCGCCGGTTACCGCACTCGCACCGTTGCCGCTGTACTGGCCGTGTTCAGCGTATTTACCGCACTGGCTTTCCATAACGCACTGGGCGATCAAAACCAGTTCATCCACTTCTTCAAGAACATCGCGATGGCCGGTGGCCTATTGCAGGTCGTGGCTTTCGGTGCCGGTCGCTTCAGCCTCGACGCTCGCCGTCGTTGA
- the chrA gene encoding chromate efflux transporter, whose product MSKVSTLDVDENLSRPQPVSLREAFWFWLKLGFISFGGPAGQISIMHQELVERRRWISERRFLHALNYCMLLPGPEAQQLATYIGWLMHRTWGGVIAGALFVLPSLFILIALSWMYIAFGEMPVVAGLFYGIKPAVTAIVVQAAHRIGSRALKNNWLWAIAAASFTAIFAFNVPFPLIVLSAALIGYVGGRLAPEKFRTGGHGSAKKSFGPALIDDDTPTPEHARFNWLKLASLALIGATLWALPMGILTLLFGWEGTLTQMSWFFTKAALLTFGGAYAVLPYVYQGAVGHYGWLTPTQMIDGLALGETTPGPLIMVVAFVGFVGAYVSQVFGADQVFMAGAVAASLVTWFTFLPSFLFILAGGPLVESTHNELKFTAPLTAITAAVVGVILNLACFFGYHVLWPTGFSGNLDWPSALIAIAAAVALFRFKRGVIQVLMACALVGLTVHLLR is encoded by the coding sequence ATGAGTAAGGTTTCCACATTGGACGTTGACGAGAATCTGTCGAGGCCTCAGCCGGTCAGTTTGCGTGAGGCGTTCTGGTTCTGGCTAAAGCTCGGCTTCATCAGTTTCGGCGGGCCGGCAGGACAGATCTCGATCATGCACCAGGAGTTGGTAGAACGGCGGCGCTGGATTTCGGAACGCAGATTTTTGCATGCCCTCAACTACTGCATGTTGCTGCCCGGGCCTGAGGCTCAGCAGTTGGCGACCTACATTGGCTGGCTGATGCATCGGACATGGGGAGGAGTTATTGCAGGCGCACTGTTTGTGTTGCCCTCGCTGTTCATCCTGATTGCGTTGTCGTGGATGTACATCGCGTTCGGCGAAATGCCCGTGGTGGCCGGGCTCTTCTATGGGATAAAGCCCGCCGTGACGGCCATCGTGGTGCAAGCGGCACACAGGATCGGCTCTCGGGCACTGAAGAACAATTGGCTGTGGGCGATAGCGGCGGCGTCATTTACCGCGATCTTCGCATTCAACGTTCCATTCCCGCTGATCGTGCTGAGCGCCGCTTTGATCGGCTATGTCGGAGGGCGTCTGGCGCCCGAGAAATTCAGGACCGGGGGCCATGGTTCCGCCAAAAAATCCTTCGGGCCAGCCTTGATCGATGACGACACCCCCACCCCTGAGCATGCCCGTTTTAACTGGCTGAAACTGGCGTCGCTCGCACTTATCGGCGCCACGCTCTGGGCATTGCCGATGGGCATCTTGACCCTCCTCTTCGGCTGGGAAGGCACCTTGACTCAAATGAGCTGGTTCTTTACCAAAGCCGCGTTGCTGACCTTTGGCGGTGCGTATGCCGTGCTTCCGTATGTCTACCAGGGCGCGGTCGGACACTATGGCTGGCTGACCCCGACACAGATGATCGACGGGCTGGCGCTGGGGGAAACCACACCGGGGCCGCTGATCATGGTCGTGGCCTTTGTCGGCTTTGTCGGTGCCTATGTCTCGCAAGTGTTCGGAGCCGATCAGGTGTTTATGGCCGGGGCCGTGGCGGCCTCGCTGGTGACCTGGTTCACCTTCCTGCCCTCGTTCCTGTTCATCCTCGCGGGTGGCCCGCTGGTGGAGTCGACCCACAACGAACTCAAGTTCACGGCACCGCTTACCGCCATAACAGCCGCCGTGGTTGGAGTGATCCTCAATCTGGCGTGCTTCTTCGGCTATCACGTGCTTTGGCCAACAGGCTTCAGCGGCAACCTCGACTGGCCCTCCGCGCTGATCGCGATTGCGGCGGCGGTTGCCTTGTTCCGCTTCAAGCGGGGCGTCATTCAGGTGCTGATGGCCTGCGCGCTCGTCGGTTTGACCGTGCATCTGTTGCGTTAG
- a CDS encoding helix-turn-helix domain-containing protein: MQIVERTSATGLESHIRGQRLAASEDVFSNDVLVQIFTRERIEQSFVVPAVAEPLIVWVLCGSATIEEREPGKEWLASEVTKGDFFLTTSAVPYEMRWHVNSAEPFVVMHIYLGLPLLERAIQETHKEVTGAICLREISGGRDEALSVLFEQFRVELTTQGESSPLLMQGIAQCIAVHLARRYLDTQADNIVQRNALPAFKLKRVLNAMERSLSEAFCLGNLADEAGMSEYHFSRLFKRATGLSPSRYFIRLRMTKARQLLIETDMSIIDAGLEVGYSSASHFSQAFKREVGVLPSHYRK; encoded by the coding sequence GTGCAAATCGTTGAGCGAACCTCTGCAACAGGCCTGGAATCGCACATTCGCGGTCAGCGCCTGGCCGCCTCCGAAGATGTTTTTTCCAACGATGTGCTGGTGCAGATCTTTACCCGGGAAAGGATTGAACAGAGCTTTGTCGTTCCCGCCGTGGCTGAACCGCTGATTGTCTGGGTGCTGTGCGGGAGCGCCACCATTGAAGAACGGGAGCCCGGCAAAGAGTGGCTGGCGAGTGAGGTGACAAAGGGTGATTTTTTCCTGACCACCAGTGCTGTGCCCTACGAAATGCGCTGGCACGTGAACAGTGCGGAGCCTTTCGTGGTGATGCACATTTACCTCGGTCTGCCATTGCTTGAACGTGCAATCCAGGAAACCCACAAAGAGGTCACCGGTGCGATTTGCCTGCGGGAAATATCCGGCGGTCGAGATGAAGCGCTGTCAGTGCTGTTCGAACAATTCAGAGTTGAACTGACTACCCAGGGAGAATCCAGCCCCCTGCTGATGCAAGGCATCGCCCAGTGCATCGCCGTGCATCTGGCGCGCCGGTATCTTGATACGCAAGCGGACAACATCGTGCAGCGCAACGCCCTGCCGGCCTTCAAGCTCAAGCGTGTGCTGAACGCGATGGAGAGGTCATTGAGTGAGGCGTTTTGTCTGGGTAACCTGGCCGACGAAGCCGGCATGAGCGAGTACCACTTCAGCCGCCTGTTCAAACGCGCCACGGGGCTTTCACCCTCGCGCTACTTCATCAGGTTGAGAATGACCAAAGCCAGGCAACTGCTGATTGAAACCGACATGAGCATCATCGATGCCGGACTGGAAGTCGGGTACAGCAGCGCCAGCCATTTCTCTCAAGCGTTCAAACGGGAAGTCGGCGTCCTGCCTAGTCACTACCGCAAATGA
- a CDS encoding methyl-accepting chemotaxis protein: MQQQYREVDQVATASNEMSATAQDVARSAAQAAEAARGADLATREGLGIIGHTTSAIDALARDMSSAMAQVEGLAANSEQIGLVLEVIRSIAEQTNLLALNAAIEAARAGEAGRGFAVVADEVRNLAKRTQDSVEEIRQVIEGLQKGTREVASAMNSSYQQAQGSVVHVEQAVAALRRIGESVSVISDMNLQIASAAEEQSAVAEEINTNVATIRDVTESLSGQAEESAQVSQALNRLANHQQGLMQQFRV, from the coding sequence ATGCAGCAGCAATATCGCGAAGTGGACCAGGTGGCCACGGCCTCCAACGAGATGAGCGCCACCGCCCAGGATGTCGCCCGCAGCGCGGCGCAGGCCGCTGAAGCGGCGCGTGGTGCCGATCTCGCCACCCGCGAAGGCCTCGGCATCATTGGCCACACCACCAGCGCCATCGATGCCCTGGCGCGCGACATGAGCAGTGCCATGGCGCAGGTCGAAGGCCTGGCGGCCAACAGTGAACAGATTGGGTTGGTGCTGGAGGTGATCCGCAGCATCGCCGAGCAGACCAACTTGCTCGCCCTCAATGCCGCCATCGAAGCTGCGCGTGCCGGTGAGGCCGGGCGCGGCTTTGCGGTGGTTGCCGATGAGGTGCGCAACCTGGCCAAGCGGACCCAGGACTCGGTGGAGGAAATCCGTCAGGTCATCGAAGGTTTGCAGAAGGGGACCCGCGAAGTCGCCAGTGCAATGAACAGCAGCTACCAGCAAGCACAGGGCAGCGTCGTACACGTCGAACAGGCGGTCGCCGCCTTGCGTCGAATCGGCGAATCGGTATCGGTCATCTCCGACATGAACCTGCAGATTGCCAGCGCCGCCGAGGAGCAGAGCGCCGTGGCCGAAGAGATCAATACCAACGTGGCGACCATCCGCGATGTCACCGAATCCCTGTCGGGGCAGGCCGAGGAATCGGCCCAGGTGAGCCAGGCGCTGAACCGCCTGGCCAACCATCAGCAGGGGCTGATGCAGCAATTTCGGGTCTAG
- a CDS encoding SDR family oxidoreductase: MSNISKKVVLITGASSGIGEATARLLASSGAHVVLGARRTERLEILCAQINSSGGSAHFQALDVTRLTDVQAFVDFALNLHGRVDVFVNNAGVMPLSKLEALKVSEWDQMIDVNIRGVLHGIAAGLPLMQKQKSGQFINIASIGAYTVSPTASVYCATKFAVRAISEGLRQEVGGDIRVTVISPGVTESELAESISDEGGRAEMREFRKIAIPAMAVARAIAYAIEQPADVDVSELIVRPTASAY, translated from the coding sequence ATGTCGAATATCTCGAAAAAAGTCGTTCTGATTACGGGCGCGAGCAGCGGAATAGGTGAGGCGACAGCGCGCCTGTTGGCCAGTAGCGGTGCACATGTCGTGCTCGGGGCACGTCGTACGGAGCGCCTCGAAATACTCTGCGCGCAGATCAATTCCAGCGGGGGAAGTGCCCACTTTCAGGCATTGGATGTCACCCGTCTGACCGACGTACAAGCGTTCGTGGATTTTGCGTTGAATCTGCATGGCCGGGTCGACGTATTCGTCAATAACGCCGGGGTCATGCCGCTGTCGAAACTCGAGGCGCTGAAGGTCTCGGAATGGGATCAGATGATCGACGTCAATATTCGTGGCGTCTTGCACGGTATCGCGGCAGGTTTGCCGTTGATGCAAAAACAGAAATCAGGCCAGTTCATCAACATTGCATCGATTGGCGCCTACACCGTCAGCCCAACGGCGTCGGTCTACTGCGCGACGAAGTTTGCAGTGCGCGCCATATCTGAGGGATTGCGTCAGGAGGTCGGCGGGGACATTCGTGTCACGGTGATTTCACCCGGCGTAACCGAGTCCGAGCTGGCCGAGAGCATTTCCGATGAAGGCGGGCGTGCCGAGATGCGCGAGTTCCGCAAGATCGCCATCCCGGCAATGGCCGTCGCTCGCGCTATCGCTTACGCCATCGAACAGCCTGCCGATGTGGATGTCAGTGAGCTGATTGTCCGTCCGACTGCCAGCGCGTACTGA
- a CDS encoding aldehyde dehydrogenase family protein encodes MTHVSSLTHAISINPANGEQIGHYPFESDAALQSALSRAAAGFRVWRGTPVAQRAQRLIALANVLRNNAEAMATMITLEMGKPISQARGEIEKCAQLCEWYAEHGPAMLNAEPTLVEGGKARIEYRPLGPILAVMPWNFPIWQVLRGAVPVLLAGNTYVLKHAPNVMGSAYLLLDAFKQAEFPEGVFEVINVTPDGVSTAIKDSRIAAVTLTGSVRAGMAIGAQAGAALKKCVLELGGSDPFIVLNDADLDDAVKAAVIGRYQNTGQVCAAAKRLIVEQGIVEEFTRKFVEATRKLVVGDPLAATTYVGPMARFDLRDELDQQVRDTLEEGATLLLGGKKAEGPGNFYEPTVFADVTDQMTSFKQELFGPVASIITARDATHALELANDSEFGLAATIYTGNVERAQQMAGELETGGVFINGYCASDPRVTFGGVKKSGFGRELSHFGVREFCNAQTVWLDRH; translated from the coding sequence ATGACCCATGTTTCCAGCCTCACCCATGCCATTTCGATCAACCCCGCCAACGGCGAGCAGATCGGCCACTACCCTTTTGAATCCGATGCGGCGCTGCAATCCGCACTGTCACGCGCTGCGGCCGGGTTTCGTGTCTGGCGCGGCACACCGGTGGCGCAACGCGCGCAACGGCTGATCGCCCTGGCCAACGTCTTGCGCAACAACGCAGAAGCAATGGCAACCATGATCACCCTGGAGATGGGGAAGCCGATCAGTCAGGCCCGTGGCGAAATCGAAAAATGTGCGCAGCTCTGCGAATGGTACGCCGAGCACGGCCCGGCCATGCTCAACGCTGAACCGACACTGGTTGAGGGCGGGAAAGCGCGCATTGAATACCGCCCGCTCGGCCCGATTCTCGCGGTAATGCCGTGGAACTTCCCGATCTGGCAGGTACTACGTGGCGCCGTTCCGGTACTGCTCGCCGGCAACACCTACGTGCTCAAACACGCACCCAACGTGATGGGCAGCGCTTACCTGTTGCTGGATGCCTTCAAGCAAGCCGAATTCCCTGAAGGGGTTTTCGAAGTCATCAACGTCACGCCGGACGGCGTTTCCACGGCGATCAAAGATTCACGCATTGCAGCGGTGACCCTCACCGGCAGCGTGCGGGCCGGCATGGCCATCGGCGCGCAGGCCGGTGCAGCGTTGAAAAAATGTGTATTGGAGCTCGGTGGTTCCGACCCTTTTATCGTGCTCAACGATGCCGACCTCGACGATGCGGTGAAAGCCGCCGTCATTGGCCGTTATCAAAACACCGGGCAAGTCTGCGCAGCGGCCAAACGCCTGATTGTCGAGCAAGGCATCGTCGAGGAGTTCACACGCAAGTTCGTCGAAGCCACGCGCAAACTGGTGGTCGGTGATCCACTCGCCGCCACCACGTACGTCGGCCCGATGGCCCGCTTTGATCTGCGTGATGAACTGGATCAACAGGTGCGAGATACCCTGGAAGAAGGCGCGACATTGTTGCTGGGTGGCAAGAAAGCAGAAGGCCCCGGCAACTTCTACGAGCCAACGGTTTTCGCTGATGTCACCGACCAGATGACCTCGTTCAAGCAGGAACTGTTTGGCCCGGTCGCGTCGATCATCACCGCACGCGATGCCACCCACGCGCTGGAATTGGCAAATGACAGTGAATTCGGCCTCGCTGCGACTATCTACACCGGCAACGTAGAACGTGCCCAACAGATGGCCGGCGAACTGGAAACCGGTGGCGTATTCATCAACGGTTACTGCGCCTCCGATCCGCGCGTCACCTTCGGCGGCGTGAAGAAGAGCGGTTTTGGTCGCGAGCTTTCGCACTTCGGCGTGCGGGAATTCTGCAACGCGCAGACGGTGTGGCTGGATCGTCACTAA
- a CDS encoding ABC transporter permease: protein MNAILENKPAAAPAKSRRRFPTELSIFLVLIGIGLVFEMFGWIVRDQSFLMNSQRLVLMILQVSIIGLLAIGVTQVIITTGIDLSSGSVLALSAMIAASLAQTSDFTRAVFPSLTDLPVWIPVIVGLGVGLLAGAINGSIIAITGIPPFIATLGMMVSARGLARYYTEGQPVSMLSDSYTAIGHGAMPVIIFLVVAVIFHIALRYTKYGKYTYAIGGNMQAARTSGINVKRHLVIVYSIAGLLAGLAGVVASARAATGQAGMGMSYELDAIAAAVIGGTSLAGGVGRITGTVIGALILGVMASGFTFVGVDAYIQDIIKGLIIVVAVVIDQYRNKRKLKR from the coding sequence ATGAACGCGATACTGGAAAACAAACCGGCAGCGGCACCGGCCAAGAGTCGCCGGCGCTTTCCGACCGAGCTGAGCATCTTCCTGGTGCTGATCGGGATCGGCCTGGTATTTGAAATGTTCGGCTGGATCGTGCGCGACCAGAGCTTCCTGATGAACTCCCAGCGGTTGGTGTTGATGATCCTGCAAGTGTCGATCATCGGCCTGCTGGCGATTGGCGTGACCCAGGTGATCATCACCACCGGCATCGACCTGTCGTCGGGCTCGGTGCTGGCCTTGTCGGCGATGATCGCTGCCAGCCTGGCGCAGACCTCGGATTTCACTCGGGCGGTATTCCCGTCGCTGACTGACTTGCCGGTGTGGATTCCAGTGATTGTCGGGCTCGGCGTCGGGCTGTTGGCGGGGGCAATCAACGGCAGCATCATTGCCATCACCGGGATTCCTCCGTTCATTGCCACCCTGGGCATGATGGTCTCGGCCCGTGGCCTGGCGCGTTACTACACCGAAGGCCAGCCAGTGAGCATGCTGTCGGATTCCTACACGGCGATCGGTCACGGCGCGATGCCGGTGATCATTTTCCTGGTGGTGGCGGTGATCTTCCACATCGCGCTGCGCTACACCAAGTACGGCAAATACACCTACGCCATTGGCGGCAACATGCAGGCGGCGCGTACGTCGGGTATTAACGTCAAACGCCATCTGGTCATCGTCTACAGCATCGCCGGGTTGCTGGCGGGACTGGCGGGCGTGGTGGCTTCGGCCCGTGCCGCCACCGGGCAGGCCGGGATGGGCATGTCCTATGAGCTGGATGCGATTGCCGCAGCGGTCATCGGCGGCACCAGCCTGGCGGGCGGGGTGGGGCGCATCACCGGCACGGTCATCGGCGCACTGATCCTTGGGGTGATGGCCAGCGGGTTCACTTTCGTCGGGGTCGATGCCTACATCCAGGACATCATCAAGGGCTTGATCATCGTGGTCGCAGTGGTTATCGACCAATACCGCAACAAGCGCAAACTCAAGCGCTGA
- a CDS encoding LysR family transcriptional regulator, protein MISDPGTPTLDQLRVFLTVVEVGSFAAAARKLHRATSVISYSIANLEMQLGVSLFDRQTTRKPQLTDAGRTVLAEARTIANGIHGLRAKVKGLLQGLEAEVHVVLDVMLPPERVVDALKSFREEFPTVALHLHMEALGAVTELVINRGAIVGVSGPMNEGIDGIERIGVGSVELIPVAAPNHPLASSDSNVPGAGREFTQLVLSDRSLLTKGKDFAVLSNRTWRLADLGAKHMLLREGIGWGNMPLPMVQEDLESGRLVQLNIPEYKSGQYTFDVIYRTDLPPGPAARWLIDRFVQQGSVLDSAA, encoded by the coding sequence ATGATTTCTGATCCCGGAACACCGACACTGGACCAACTGCGCGTGTTCCTGACGGTCGTTGAAGTTGGCAGTTTTGCAGCGGCTGCCAGAAAGCTGCATCGAGCCACTTCGGTCATCAGCTACTCGATTGCCAACCTGGAAATGCAGCTCGGCGTGTCGCTGTTTGACCGTCAGACCACACGCAAGCCGCAGCTCACCGACGCCGGCCGCACCGTCCTGGCCGAAGCCCGGACCATCGCCAATGGCATTCATGGTTTACGCGCCAAAGTGAAAGGGCTGCTTCAGGGGCTTGAAGCCGAAGTCCACGTGGTGCTCGATGTGATGCTTCCCCCGGAGCGCGTGGTCGACGCACTCAAATCCTTTCGCGAAGAATTTCCTACGGTTGCCCTGCACTTGCATATGGAAGCGCTCGGCGCCGTTACGGAACTGGTGATCAACCGTGGTGCAATCGTCGGCGTCAGTGGGCCGATGAACGAAGGCATCGACGGTATCGAAAGAATTGGCGTCGGCAGCGTGGAGCTGATTCCGGTGGCAGCCCCGAATCATCCACTGGCTTCAAGCGACTCGAATGTGCCCGGTGCCGGGCGAGAGTTCACGCAACTGGTGTTGTCCGATCGCTCGCTTCTGACCAAAGGCAAGGATTTCGCCGTGCTCAGTAACCGCACCTGGCGTCTGGCGGACCTGGGTGCCAAGCACATGCTGCTGCGTGAAGGCATCGGTTGGGGGAACATGCCGTTGCCGATGGTCCAGGAAGATCTGGAGAGCGGCCGGCTCGTGCAATTGAACATACCGGAATACAAAAGCGGCCAATATACCTTCGACGTCATCTACCGTACGGATCTGCCACCGGGCCCTGCGGCAAGGTGGTTGATCGACCGGTTCGTACAACAAGGCTCGGTGCTGGATAGCGCCGCTTGA
- a CDS encoding SDR family NAD(P)-dependent oxidoreductase, with translation MTDFIPTPNEIAGKVVIVTGAASGIGRAIVELFHARGARIIAEDINPEVNALERPGLVPLVADITVDGSAEQAVALAVQHFGTLDVLVNNAGRIIYKPLVEMTREDWSWQMETNVTGAFLHSREAAKEMMKKKSGAIVNIASYASYFAFPGIAAYTASKGALAQLTRTQALEAIEHGIRVNAIGVGDVVTNLLNHFMEDGPGFLQEHGKSAPIGRAASPGEIAEIVAFLASERASFIVGSVVMADGGMSIPVGS, from the coding sequence ATGACTGATTTCATTCCTACCCCCAACGAGATCGCCGGCAAAGTCGTGATTGTGACGGGCGCCGCCAGCGGTATCGGCCGTGCCATCGTCGAGCTGTTTCATGCCCGTGGCGCCAGGATCATAGCCGAAGACATCAACCCTGAAGTGAATGCACTTGAGCGCCCGGGGCTGGTGCCTTTGGTGGCGGATATCACGGTCGATGGCTCGGCTGAACAGGCTGTTGCACTGGCCGTTCAACACTTCGGCACGCTCGATGTGCTGGTCAATAATGCGGGACGGATCATCTACAAACCTCTGGTCGAGATGACCCGCGAGGACTGGAGCTGGCAGATGGAGACAAACGTGACGGGTGCATTTCTCCATTCCCGCGAAGCGGCGAAAGAAATGATGAAGAAAAAGTCAGGCGCTATCGTCAATATTGCCTCCTATGCCTCTTACTTTGCCTTCCCCGGTATTGCGGCCTACACCGCGTCGAAAGGGGCACTGGCGCAGCTGACCCGGACCCAGGCGCTGGAAGCGATAGAACACGGTATCCGGGTCAACGCGATTGGCGTGGGTGACGTGGTCACCAATCTGCTCAATCACTTCATGGAAGACGGCCCGGGTTTCCTGCAAGAGCACGGGAAATCCGCCCCCATTGGCCGTGCCGCCTCGCCCGGGGAGATCGCCGAAATCGTGGCATTCCTGGCCTCCGAGCGCGCCAGTTTCATTGTCGGCTCGGTGGTCATGGCCGATGGCGGCATGAGCATTCCCGTGGGCAGTTGA
- a CDS encoding Atu4866 domain-containing protein: protein MTVKKSADQDKYVGMWVTADGLIRHELLPGGRYDEARGRKASAYQGRYWLEGDHMEYVDDTGFTADGDFRDGILYHAGMILYREV, encoded by the coding sequence ATGACGGTAAAAAAATCCGCTGATCAGGACAAGTACGTCGGTATGTGGGTCACGGCAGACGGGCTCATCCGCCATGAGCTCTTGCCGGGTGGCCGGTACGATGAAGCCCGGGGCCGGAAGGCGAGTGCCTACCAGGGGCGGTATTGGCTGGAAGGTGACCACATGGAGTACGTCGATGACACCGGGTTCACGGCTGATGGCGACTTCCGCGACGGGATTCTGTACCACGCGGGCATGATTCTTTATCGCGAGGTGTAG